In one window of Posidoniimonas corsicana DNA:
- a CDS encoding anaerobic sulfatase maturase: MAMRRLVRSFFVAAKPIGSRCNIDCTYCYYLHKQGLLADDSASPITDGLLEEFIRQHVAGQDTDIIEFTWHGGEPTLLGLDFFRKVIRIQARHAGDKHIENDLQTNGLLLDDEWCEFLKENEFFVGLSIDGPKHLHDRYRVTRGGASTFDKVYSAARLLQRHNIPFSALAVVNAVNARHPEDVYRFLTEDLGCHYIQWSPCVEPRDFHAVAPGHWNQDSMPPVGSEAARPGRSTSVVTDWSVDPDDFGDFLCRTFDLWRENDLGRVYVNWFESAVGQWMNKPAQLCTMAETCGRCVALEKDGAVYSCDHFVYPEYQIGMLSKDGPQLADMVYSPEQRKFGCNKRDTLTDHCKKCDYRFACNGDCPKNRFTKSPDGQPGLSYLCPGLKRFFAHADPHLRQIAAQIRQLGDTSHLATPLR; this comes from the coding sequence ATGGCCATGCGACGCCTTGTCCGATCATTCTTCGTCGCCGCCAAGCCCATTGGTTCTCGCTGCAACATCGACTGCACCTACTGCTATTACTTACACAAGCAGGGCCTGCTTGCCGACGACTCCGCCAGCCCAATCACCGATGGGTTGCTAGAGGAATTTATTCGTCAACACGTTGCCGGTCAGGATACCGACATCATCGAGTTTACGTGGCACGGTGGAGAGCCCACGCTCTTGGGTCTCGACTTCTTCCGCAAGGTCATTCGGATACAAGCGAGGCATGCTGGCGACAAACACATCGAGAACGACCTGCAAACCAACGGCTTGCTGCTCGACGACGAATGGTGCGAGTTTCTGAAGGAGAACGAGTTCTTCGTCGGCCTTAGCATCGACGGGCCCAAGCATCTTCATGATCGCTACCGCGTCACGCGGGGCGGCGCCTCCACGTTCGACAAGGTGTACTCAGCAGCTCGCCTGCTTCAGCGGCATAACATACCGTTCAGCGCTTTGGCGGTCGTGAACGCCGTCAACGCCCGGCATCCCGAGGACGTCTACCGGTTCTTGACCGAAGATTTGGGCTGCCACTACATCCAGTGGAGCCCCTGCGTAGAGCCACGAGACTTTCATGCCGTGGCGCCGGGCCACTGGAATCAGGACTCCATGCCACCAGTTGGCTCTGAGGCAGCAAGGCCAGGCCGCTCGACCTCGGTCGTGACAGATTGGTCGGTGGACCCCGACGACTTCGGTGATTTCCTCTGCCGCACGTTCGATCTATGGCGTGAGAACGATCTTGGCAGAGTCTACGTGAACTGGTTCGAGTCGGCTGTCGGGCAATGGATGAACAAACCCGCCCAGCTCTGTACAATGGCTGAAACCTGCGGCAGATGCGTCGCGTTGGAGAAAGACGGCGCGGTTTACTCTTGCGACCATTTCGTCTACCCCGAGTACCAGATTGGAATGCTCAGCAAGGACGGGCCTCAATTGGCCGACATGGTCTACTCGCCAGAGCAGCGAAAGTTTGGCTGCAACAAACGCGACACACTGACGGACCACTGCAAGAAGTGCGACTACCGCTTCGCCTGCAACGGCGACTGCCCCAAGAACCGCTTCACCAAGAGCCCGGACGGCCAGCCGGGACTTAGCTATTTGTGCCCCGGATTGAAGCGGTTCTTCGCCCACGCGGATCCTCACCTCCGTCAGATCGCCGCCCAAATTCGACAGCTTGGCGATACATCCCATCTGGCTACTCCACTCCGTTGA
- a CDS encoding SAVED domain-containing protein — MSVSYIKEWVKFCLWGQAGGRCEYEGCNRPLYRDDVTQAEFNSAYIAHIVADRPGGPRGDAILSEKLKGELANLMLLCADHRLVDRVDVDGHPVDRLREMKRRHEERLEIAGGVAEAMQSHILLYGARIGEHQAPLSYEEAAAALLPDQYPATRQPIAFGLRNSSFEDREEEYWTLEAEHLRRSFAAQVTPRIASDEIRRLSVFGLAPIPLLVLLGRLLSDIPHAEVRQRRREPPTWVWNDQASPVNHSVSQRCAGVSGRVALLLELSAHIRSERALTVVGEDAAVWSLSHAAPGNDYMQSAAHLQDFRRAIRLAFEQIKNEHGEAAELHVFPAVPVSAAVEMGRVWMPKADLPFLVYDQNRSVDGFRPALRIAQEN; from the coding sequence ATGTCGGTCAGCTACATCAAAGAATGGGTCAAATTCTGCCTCTGGGGACAGGCGGGCGGGCGGTGTGAGTATGAGGGCTGCAACCGCCCGCTCTACCGCGACGACGTCACCCAAGCAGAGTTCAACTCCGCGTACATCGCCCACATTGTCGCGGATCGGCCTGGAGGCCCCCGTGGAGACGCCATCCTTTCGGAGAAGCTCAAGGGGGAACTGGCCAATCTGATGCTGCTGTGCGCCGACCACCGTTTGGTCGACCGGGTGGATGTCGACGGGCACCCCGTCGATCGGCTCCGCGAGATGAAACGGCGGCACGAGGAGCGTCTTGAAATAGCCGGCGGTGTCGCCGAGGCGATGCAATCCCATATTCTCTTGTACGGCGCCCGGATCGGCGAGCACCAGGCGCCGCTCAGCTACGAAGAAGCCGCGGCTGCTCTCCTACCCGACCAGTACCCCGCGACGAGGCAACCCATCGCGTTTGGACTACGTAACAGTTCATTCGAGGACCGGGAAGAAGAGTACTGGACGCTGGAGGCGGAGCACCTCCGCCGCAGTTTCGCGGCGCAAGTCACCCCGCGCATCGCCAGCGACGAGATCCGTCGGCTTTCAGTGTTCGGCCTCGCGCCGATCCCACTCCTGGTGCTCCTCGGCAGGCTTCTCTCTGACATCCCACATGCCGAAGTGCGGCAGCGCCGCCGCGAGCCGCCGACTTGGGTCTGGAACGATCAGGCGTCTCCGGTGAACCACAGCGTCAGCCAGCGCTGCGCCGGAGTTTCTGGCCGCGTCGCGCTGCTACTGGAATTGTCGGCGCATATCCGTTCCGAACGCGCCCTCACGGTCGTTGGGGAGGACGCGGCCGTGTGGTCGCTGTCCCACGCAGCGCCCGGGAATGACTATATGCAATCCGCCGCCCACCTCCAGGACTTCCGCCGGGCCATTCGGTTGGCGTTCGAGCAGATAAAAAACGAACACGGAGAGGCGGCTGAACTGCACGTCTTCCCGGCGGTCCCAGTGTCGGCCGCCGTCGAAATGGGTCGCGTGTGGATGCCGAAGGCCGACCTACCCTTCCTCGTTTACGACCAGAATCGGTCCGTCGATGGCTTCCGGCCAGCGCTGCGGATCGCCCAAGAAAACTGA
- a CDS encoding ImmA/IrrE family metallo-endopeptidase, with product MAHAARERATLEGEAVAEALGCDTPPIDPFDVVRRERRLIHAEGDDFGDAFDGRIRYLGRRFLIAYNTCYDRWPHQGKHHSKVLFTVAHELGHFYLPEHRRRLVTSRRAHDSFTEFVADRQIEQEADAFAAGLLMPKQLLRRFVNAENFPTIERIKEVRNLFSVSLTGLLVRWTQLSDFPCLTVAARGDEILFGWASESLRSQGVWGVRRGERAVGKEFQSFVRHSQTGGGYRESKANGALYSWAEHEGRRLLTQEHYFYIPHTGMSWCLVMADEQDFERQSY from the coding sequence TTGGCGCACGCCGCGCGCGAGCGGGCAACGTTGGAGGGAGAAGCGGTGGCCGAAGCTCTTGGGTGCGATACCCCGCCGATCGATCCCTTCGACGTGGTGAGGCGGGAGCGCCGCCTGATCCATGCCGAGGGCGATGACTTCGGCGACGCGTTTGATGGGAGGATACGCTACCTCGGTCGCCGGTTCTTGATCGCCTACAACACTTGCTACGATCGGTGGCCGCATCAGGGCAAGCACCACTCGAAGGTCTTGTTCACGGTCGCTCACGAATTAGGCCACTTCTACCTGCCAGAGCACCGAAGGCGCTTGGTGACGAGCCGTCGGGCGCACGACTCCTTCACCGAGTTCGTGGCCGACCGTCAGATCGAGCAGGAGGCCGATGCGTTCGCCGCGGGCCTGCTGATGCCCAAACAGCTGCTGCGACGGTTTGTAAACGCCGAGAACTTCCCGACAATCGAACGCATCAAGGAAGTGCGCAACCTGTTCAGCGTCTCGCTGACGGGCCTGCTAGTCCGCTGGACACAGCTCTCGGACTTCCCGTGTCTGACCGTGGCGGCCCGCGGCGATGAGATCCTCTTCGGCTGGGCCTCCGAGTCGCTGCGCAGTCAGGGCGTGTGGGGAGTTCGCCGCGGTGAGCGTGCGGTAGGCAAGGAGTTTCAGTCCTTCGTTCGGCATTCTCAAACAGGGGGCGGATACCGCGAGTCAAAAGCGAACGGGGCACTATACTCCTGGGCCGAACATGAAGGTCGGCGGCTACTCACACAGGAACACTACTTCTATATCCCTCACACCGGGATGTCTTGGTGCCTCGTCATGGCAGACGAGCAAGACTTCGAGCGTCAGAGCTACTGA
- a CDS encoding RNA polymerase sigma factor, with amino-acid sequence MNPTVEEPPDEVDIALRLLEGDQSCLADLIRLTAPIEEAIRGRFPSLAADAEDIVAEAVRRLWKARANFDPDRPLRPYLYRIAERVGLDYVEGRLRWLAMRAKEVAWETEQLAVVPPPYCEELAAEDVAPAPSKKLLRDVREAVDGLKNPLHKAVLVAYAEAGDYVLDAGLLGQRLGEEHNGGVPIPAGTIRQYKHRAKSAVEAELRRQGHNVDLLVRVI; translated from the coding sequence ATGAACCCAACCGTCGAAGAGCCGCCAGATGAGGTCGATATCGCCCTACGGCTCCTGGAAGGGGACCAGTCGTGCCTGGCCGACCTCATCCGGCTGACGGCGCCAATTGAAGAGGCGATCCGCGGTCGCTTCCCCTCCCTCGCGGCCGACGCTGAGGACATAGTGGCCGAAGCGGTGCGCAGGCTCTGGAAGGCGAGGGCGAACTTCGACCCTGACCGGCCGCTGCGGCCGTACCTATACCGGATCGCCGAACGGGTAGGGCTAGATTACGTCGAAGGACGGCTGAGGTGGCTCGCGATGCGAGCTAAGGAGGTCGCGTGGGAAACCGAGCAGCTTGCTGTCGTCCCTCCGCCCTACTGCGAGGAGTTAGCTGCGGAGGACGTAGCGCCAGCTCCGAGCAAGAAGCTGCTGCGTGACGTGCGAGAAGCCGTCGACGGGCTGAAGAACCCTTTACACAAAGCGGTGCTGGTGGCCTACGCGGAGGCCGGTGACTACGTGCTGGATGCCGGGCTGCTGGGACAGCGGCTGGGAGAGGAGCATAACGGCGGGGTCCCGATCCCTGCGGGCACGATTCGACAGTACAAGCATCGCGCCAAGTCCGCGGTGGAGGCGGAGCTTCGTAGACAGGGGCACAATGTGGATCTTCTGGTGAGGGTGATATGA
- a CDS encoding nucleotidyltransferase yields the protein MPDNRMLIVDTLLVEVARELDIPPSKYREAVERYEAVGRWLEEGEYHGATGETRVYPQGSFRLGTVVRPLPTYQSPEYDIDLVCELKIPKGATSPSVVKRLVGDRLKAHGKYRDMLDAEGRRCWTLTYAEADGVGFHLDVLPCVPDPSYHAGVQPRHSEQSVALTNRTADVYRWGGTNPAGYVDWFFERQREVFLAVAARSRASLQARHPDLFARVDDVPDQLVRTPLQRAIQILKRHRDVRFDGRDDECDKPISMIISTLAASGYRQEPDVYSTLASFVHRMRDYQQSGAIRCDADQWVIPNPVNPEENFADRWNEPGSNKAEAFFQWVEWVQEDIDDLLNVTSRGELETKLRGVFGDRPGSAVASRYSGPLPGAQQAPISAFGRVPRAWLRLDAPHRQPPKWRMRPLGHRVEIRARYFRNGFRPTRFGSNGAPLPKRVDLEFQAITDIPKPYDVHWQVVNTGKEATAAQQLRGDFYRSDASGRKRHESTQYAGMHWVECFVVKGGVCVARSGEFVVNIE from the coding sequence ATGCCCGACAACCGGATGCTGATCGTTGACACGCTGCTAGTCGAGGTCGCCAGGGAACTTGACATCCCCCCCTCGAAGTACCGCGAAGCGGTGGAACGGTACGAAGCGGTCGGACGCTGGCTCGAAGAGGGGGAGTATCACGGCGCGACGGGAGAGACGCGCGTCTACCCACAGGGGTCGTTCCGGCTCGGCACGGTGGTCCGCCCGCTGCCGACCTACCAGTCCCCGGAGTACGACATTGATCTGGTCTGTGAACTCAAGATCCCGAAGGGGGCGACTTCGCCCTCCGTCGTCAAGCGGCTGGTTGGCGACCGCCTGAAGGCGCATGGCAAATATCGGGACATGCTCGACGCCGAGGGGAGACGTTGCTGGACGCTCACCTACGCCGAGGCGGACGGCGTAGGCTTCCATCTCGACGTGCTGCCGTGCGTTCCCGACCCGTCCTACCACGCCGGAGTCCAGCCGCGCCACAGCGAGCAATCGGTCGCGCTCACCAACCGCACCGCCGACGTTTACCGCTGGGGCGGCACGAACCCCGCAGGCTACGTCGATTGGTTCTTCGAGCGGCAACGCGAGGTATTTCTCGCGGTCGCGGCCCGCTCGCGGGCGTCGCTTCAGGCGCGCCACCCAGACCTATTCGCTCGCGTGGACGATGTCCCCGACCAGCTCGTGCGGACTCCGTTGCAACGGGCGATCCAGATTCTCAAACGACACCGTGACGTCCGCTTTGACGGCCGCGATGATGAGTGTGACAAACCGATCTCGATGATCATCTCGACGCTGGCAGCCAGCGGGTATCGGCAAGAACCCGACGTGTACTCGACGCTCGCGAGCTTCGTCCACAGGATGCGGGACTACCAGCAGTCCGGGGCGATCCGCTGCGACGCTGACCAGTGGGTAATTCCCAACCCGGTGAACCCAGAAGAGAATTTTGCCGATCGCTGGAACGAGCCGGGCAGCAACAAGGCGGAAGCGTTTTTCCAGTGGGTCGAATGGGTCCAAGAAGACATCGACGACCTCCTCAACGTCACGTCTCGCGGCGAACTTGAAACGAAGCTCCGGGGCGTCTTCGGCGACCGCCCGGGCAGCGCCGTGGCAAGCCGATACTCCGGCCCACTGCCGGGCGCCCAGCAGGCGCCGATCTCCGCGTTCGGCCGCGTGCCGCGTGCCTGGTTGCGCCTCGACGCCCCACACCGGCAGCCGCCAAAGTGGCGAATGCGACCGTTGGGTCACCGAGTCGAGATTCGCGCCCGCTACTTCCGGAACGGATTCCGCCCGACACGGTTTGGCAGCAACGGCGCGCCGCTCCCCAAGCGGGTTGACCTCGAATTCCAGGCGATCACTGACATCCCAAAGCCCTATGACGTTCACTGGCAGGTGGTGAATACCGGGAAAGAAGCAACAGCGGCCCAGCAGCTACGGGGGGATTTTTACCGCAGCGATGCCAGCGGCAGGAAGCGGCATGAATCGACGCAATACGCTGGAATGCACTGGGTCGAGTGCTTCGTTGTGAAAGGCGGCGTGTGCGTTGCTCGTAGCGGGGAGTTCGTCGTCAATATTGAGTGA